Within the Thalassotalea ponticola genome, the region GATTTTACCTTGACGTTTAATGTGACGAGTCATCGCTCGACGTGCTGCTTCGATTTGACGAGCAGTCATACGACCACGCTCAACAGATTTCAAACCGAACGAACCGAAGTTTACAGTGCTACCAGTGTGAGCTAGACCACGGTTACGCAGTTTCATCTGCTTGCGGAATTTAGTACGTTTTGGTTGTAACATGACTTACTTTCCTTACTTACTGCTCTTGCCTTTGCCTTTTCTCTTCGGCTTAGCTGGTGCTTCAGCCTGTAGAGGCATACCACCGATAACTTCGCCTTTGAAGATCCAGACTTTAACACCAATAACACCATAGGTAGTGTCTGCACGAGCTGTTGCGTAATCGATATCAGCACGTAAAGTGTGTAATGGTACACGACCTTCACGATACCACTCAGCACGTGCGATATCCGCACCGCCAAGACGACCGCTAACTTGTACTTTGATACCTTTGGCACCTAAACGCATAGCGTTTTGTACAGCACGCTTCATTGCGCGACGGAACATAACACGACGCTCTAATTGGCTCGCAATGCTGTCTGCAACTAGTTGCGCATCCATTTCTGGCTTGCGAACTTCAGCGATGTTGATTTGTGCAGGTACACCAGCGATTTGAGAAACTTTCTTACGTAACTTCTCAACGTCTTCACCTTTCTTACCAATCACAACACCTGGACGTGCAGTGTGGATAGTTACGCGAATAGACTTAGCTGGACGCTCAATAACAATTTTCGACAAAGATGCACGCTTTAACTCTTCAGTTAGGTAAGCACGAACTTCGTGGTCACCTTTGATGTTAGCTGCATATTCTTTAGTATTTGCATACCAAGTAGACGCGAAAGGTTTAGTGATACCTAGGCGAATACCGGTAGGATGTACTTTCTGACCCATTCGAATATCTCCTAGCTATCAGATACAACCACAGTGATGTGGCTAGTACGCTTAAGGATACGATCCGCGCGACCTTTCGCACGAGGTTTAATACGTTTCATTGTTGGACCATCGTCAACCATAATGGTTTTTACGAATAGTTCATCAATGTCTGCACCTTCGTTGTGCTCAGCATTAGCGATTGCAGAGTTAAGAACTTTCTTAACTAGAACAGCAGCAGACTTGTTGCTGTATTCTAGAATTTCAAGAGCTTTCTCAACATGTAAACCGCGGATTTGGTCAACAACCAAACGAGCTTTTTGAGCTGAACCACGGGCAAATTTATGTTTAGCGATAGCTTCCATTTAATTTCCCCTTATCTTTTCTTCGCTTTCTTATCAGCAGCGTGGCCGCGATAAGTACGAGTAGGTGCAAATTCACCCAGCTTGTGACCGATCATTTCATCGGTAACGAATACTGGAACGTGTTGACGGCCATTATGGACAGCAATGGTCAATCCGATCATCGAAGGGATGATCATTGAACGACGAGACCAAGTTTTGATAGGTTTCTTGTTCCCGCTTTCCAGAGCTTTCTCTACCTTCGTTAACAAGTGCAGGTCAATAAAAGGACCTTTCTTGAGAGAACGTGGCATGGTAATTCCTCTTAATTAAAAATTAGTACTACTTAGTACGACGACGTACGATGAACTTGTCAGTACGCTTGTTCTTACGAGTCTTGTAACCTTTAGTAGGTACGCCCCATGGAGATACAGGGTGACGACCACCAGAAGTACGACCTTCACCACCACCGTGTGGGTGATCTACCGGGTTCATCGCAACACCACGAACGGTTGGACGAACACCACGCCAGCGAGTTGCACCCGCTTTACCTAGTGAACGCAACATGTGTTCTGCGTTACCGATTTCACCTAATGTCGCACGACACTCAGCTTCAACTTTACGCATTTCGCCTGAACGAAGACGTAGAGTTACGTAAGCGCCATCTTTTGCTACTAACTGTGCGTAAGTACCCGCAGCACGAGCGATTTGTGCACCTTTACCAGGCTTAAGCTCGATTGCGTGAATTACAGAACCTAGTGGCACGTTACGAAGTGGCATAGTGTTACCAGCAGAGATTGGTGCATCTACACCAGACTGCACTGTATCACCAGCTTTCAGGCCTTTAGGAGCCAAGATGTAACGACGCTCACCGTCTGCGTAAAGTACAAGTGCGATGTTTGCACTGCGGTTTGGATCATATTCCAAACGCTCTACTTTCGCAGGGATACCATCTTTAGTACGTTTAAAGTCAATCAAACGATAGTGATGCTTGTGACCACCACCAACGTGACGAACTGTAATACGACCAGTATTGTTACGACCACCAGACTTAGAGTTTTTCTCTAAAAGAGGCGCGTAAGGCTTACCTTTGTAAAGCTCAGGGTTTACCACCTTAACAACGTGGCGACGACCCGGAGAAGTAGGTTTACATTTTACAATAGCCATTACTCAATCTCCTATTGCTCAGCGCCAACGAAGTCGATGTCGCTGCCTTCTTTAAGAGTAACGTAAGCTTTTTTCCAATCGCTACGACGACCCATGCGCATACCTGTGCGCTTGGTTTTACCCTTAACATTTAGAGTGCGAACACCAGTTACTTCAACTTCGAAAAGTTTTTCAACGGCAGCTTTGATTTCTGCTTTAGTTGCATCGGTAGCTACTTTGAAAACAACAGTGTTGTTTGCTTCAGCAGATACAGTTGCTTTTTCAGAAATGTTTGGTGCTAAAAGCACCTTCAACAAACGTTCTTCGTTGATCATGCTAACATCTCCTCGATTTGCTTAACTGCAGCTTCAGTTACCAAAACTTTTTCGAAGCCAACTAGGCTTACTGGATCAATACCAGCTACGTCACGAACGTCAACTTTGTATAAGTTGCGAGCCGCTAAGAATAGGTTCTCGTCAACTTCTTCAGCAACGATCAACACATCTTTAAGCTCAAGTTCTTTTAACTTAGCTACTAATTCTTTTGTTTTTGGCGTCTCTACCGCGAAATCCTTAACAACAACTAAACGCTCTTGACGTACTAGTTCAGAAAGGATGCTTTGGATCGCACCGCGATACATTTTACGGTTAACCTTCTGGCTGTGATCTTGTGGCTTCGCTGCGAAAGTTACACCACCAGTACGCCAGATTGGGCTACGAGTTGTACCAGCACGTGCGCGGCCAGTACCTTTTTGACGCCATGGCTTTTTGCCACCGCCACTAACTTCAGAACGAGTCTTTTGAGCTACAGTACCTTGACGAGCACCTGCTGCGTAAGCAACAACTACTTGGTGTACTAGAGCTTCGTTAAACTCACGTCCAAAGGTAGCTTCAGAAACTTCAAGAGCGCCTGACGCGTCTTTTAATGCTAATTCCATCACTAATCTCCTCAGACGTTAGGCTTTAACAGCTGGTTTAACGATTACGTTACCGTTAACAGCACCTGGTAACGCGCCCTTAATAAGAAGCAAGTTACGCTCAGCGTCAACGCGAACTAATTCAAGGTTTTGAGTAGTAACTTTCTCAGCACCCATGTGACCAGACATCTTTTTGCCTTTAAATACACGACCAGGTGTTTGACACTGACCGATTGAACCGTTTGAACGGTGAGACAAAGAGTTACCGTGAGTAGCGTCTTGCATACGGAAATTCCAACGCTTGATACCACCTTGGAAACCTTTACCTTTCGAGGTACCGGTAACGTCTACTAATTTGGTCTCGTTTAAAACTTCAACAGTTAACTCACTGCCAGCTGCGAAATCTTCACCTTCACCGTCTTTAAGACGGAATTCCCACAAACCACGACCAGCTTCGATGCCAGCTTTAGCGAAGTGACCCGCCATTGGCTTGTTTACACGGTTAGCTTTCTTAGCACCAGTGGTAACTTGAATTGCGCGATAACCATCGTTTTCAAGTGTTTTAACTTGAGCAACGCGGTTCGCTTCAACTTCTACGACTGTAACTGGAATTGAAACGCCATCTTCAGTGAAGATACGAGTCATACCAACTTTACGTCCGACTAAACCAATAGTCATAGTTGTACTCCCCTTATTAACCCAAGCTGATTTGAACGTCTACACCAGCTGCAAGATCAAGACGCATTAGAGCATCAACAGTCTTTTCAGTAGGTTCAACGATATCAATCAAACGCTTGTGAGTACGGATTTCGTACTGGTCACGAGCGTCTTTGTTTACGTGTGGAGAAATCAAAACAGTGAAACGCTCTTTGCGAGTAGGAAGTGGAATTGGACCACGAACCTGTGCACCAGTGCGCTTAGCTGTATCTACGATTTCAGCGGTTGATTGATCAATCAAACGATGATCGAACGCTTTCAAACGAATGCGAATTCTTTGATTTGACATGTAATCAAATCCCCAATATTAAAAAAAGAACGAACAAAGTACGACTCATCTCCACCATAGTGAGGTGGGGAGCGTACCGCTATTTTCATTCGACTCCCAATCGGAGTCGCTGTAGGCCTGCGTAAACCATTATAGGCGCAGCAACAAGTACCAAGGGCACCCCG harbors:
- the rpsJ gene encoding 30S ribosomal protein S10: MSNQRIRIRLKAFDHRLIDQSTAEIVDTAKRTGAQVRGPIPLPTRKERFTVLISPHVNKDARDQYEIRTHKRLIDIVEPTEKTVDALMRLDLAAGVDVQISLG
- the rplD gene encoding 50S ribosomal protein L4, whose amino-acid sequence is MELALKDASGALEVSEATFGREFNEALVHQVVVAYAAGARQGTVAQKTRSEVSGGGKKPWRQKGTGRARAGTTRSPIWRTGGVTFAAKPQDHSQKVNRKMYRGAIQSILSELVRQERLVVVKDFAVETPKTKELVAKLKELELKDVLIVAEEVDENLFLAARNLYKVDVRDVAGIDPVSLVGFEKVLVTEAAVKQIEEMLA
- the rpsC gene encoding 30S ribosomal protein S3 encodes the protein MGQKVHPTGIRLGITKPFASTWYANTKEYAANIKGDHEVRAYLTEELKRASLSKIVIERPAKSIRVTIHTARPGVVIGKKGEDVEKLRKKVSQIAGVPAQINIAEVRKPEMDAQLVADSIASQLERRVMFRRAMKRAVQNAMRLGAKGIKVQVSGRLGGADIARAEWYREGRVPLHTLRADIDYATARADTTYGVIGVKVWIFKGEVIGGMPLQAEAPAKPKRKGKGKSSK
- the rpsS gene encoding 30S ribosomal protein S19; this encodes MPRSLKKGPFIDLHLLTKVEKALESGNKKPIKTWSRRSMIIPSMIGLTIAVHNGRQHVPVFVTDEMIGHKLGEFAPTRTYRGHAADKKAKKR
- the rplW gene encoding 50S ribosomal protein L23: MINEERLLKVLLAPNISEKATVSAEANNTVVFKVATDATKAEIKAAVEKLFEVEVTGVRTLNVKGKTKRTGMRMGRRSDWKKAYVTLKEGSDIDFVGAEQ
- the rplV gene encoding 50S ribosomal protein L22, which translates into the protein MEAIAKHKFARGSAQKARLVVDQIRGLHVEKALEILEYSNKSAAVLVKKVLNSAIANAEHNEGADIDELFVKTIMVDDGPTMKRIKPRAKGRADRILKRTSHITVVVSDS
- the rplC gene encoding 50S ribosomal protein L3, which codes for MTIGLVGRKVGMTRIFTEDGVSIPVTVVEVEANRVAQVKTLENDGYRAIQVTTGAKKANRVNKPMAGHFAKAGIEAGRGLWEFRLKDGEGEDFAAGSELTVEVLNETKLVDVTGTSKGKGFQGGIKRWNFRMQDATHGNSLSHRSNGSIGQCQTPGRVFKGKKMSGHMGAEKVTTQNLELVRVDAERNLLLIKGALPGAVNGNVIVKPAVKA
- the rplB gene encoding 50S ribosomal protein L2, translating into MAIVKCKPTSPGRRHVVKVVNPELYKGKPYAPLLEKNSKSGGRNNTGRITVRHVGGGHKHHYRLIDFKRTKDGIPAKVERLEYDPNRSANIALVLYADGERRYILAPKGLKAGDTVQSGVDAPISAGNTMPLRNVPLGSVIHAIELKPGKGAQIARAAGTYAQLVAKDGAYVTLRLRSGEMRKVEAECRATLGEIGNAEHMLRSLGKAGATRWRGVRPTVRGVAMNPVDHPHGGGEGRTSGGRHPVSPWGVPTKGYKTRKNKRTDKFIVRRRTK